One genomic window of Trachemys scripta elegans isolate TJP31775 chromosome 15, CAS_Tse_1.0, whole genome shotgun sequence includes the following:
- the SRSF9 gene encoding serine/arginine-rich splicing factor 9, translating to MSGWDREMGFGPGGSGRGGAGDGRIYVGNLPADVREKDLEELFYKYGRIRDIELKSKRGLVPFAFVRFEDPRDAEDAVYGRNGYDYGQCRLRVEFPRSSRGRGGGFGGGLRGRNGPPSRRSEFRVLVSGLPPSGSWQDLKDHMREAGDVCYADVQKDGMGVVEFLRKEDMEYALRKLDDTKFRSHEGETSYIRVCPERSTSYGYSRSRSGSRGRDSPYQSRGSPRYSSPFRPY from the exons ATGTCTGGCTGGGACCGGGAGATGGGCTTCGGGCCCGGGGGCTCGGGTCGGGGCGGCGCGGGGGACGGGCGGATCTACGTGGGGAACCTGCCGGCCGACGTGCGGGAGAAGGACCTGGAGGAGCTTTTCTACAAGTACGGCCGCATCCGAGACATCGAGCTCAAGAGCAAGCGCGGCCTGGTGCCCTTCGCCTTCGTGCGCTTCGAGGACCCGCG AGATGCAGAAGATGCAGTTTATGGGAGAAATGGTTATGATTATGGTCAATGCCGACTGCGTGTtgagttccccagatcctcccgAGGTCGGGGTGGAGGCTTTGGTGGGGGGCTGCGTGGGAGGAATGGCCCTCCGTCACGACGTTCTGAATTTCGAGTCCTTGTTTCAG GGCTTCCTCCGTCAGGCAGCTGGCAGGACCTGAAGGATCATATGCGTGAAGCTGGTGATGTTTGTTATGCAGATGTACAGAAAGATGGAATGGGTGTAGTTGAGTTTCTCCGCAAGGAAGATATGGAATACGCACTGCGTAAACTGGATGACACCAAATTCCGCTCTCATGAG GGTGAAACTTCCTATATCAGAGTCTGTCCCGAAAGAAGTACCAGCTATGGCTACTCGCGGTCCCGTTCTGGTTCAAGGGGTCGCGATTCTCCCTACCAAAGCAGGGGATCACCACGCTACTCATCCCCCTTCAGGCCATACTGA
- the GATC gene encoding glutamyl-tRNA(Gln) amidotransferase subunit C, mitochondrial isoform X1, with protein MWSLRFGRSIRGAASGGASHWGGLSPGSRFTQAGAGGSDGRQEAAGDPRRRGWVYQNPTWQHAEQRPLPEKKVTVEVLDHLERLALVDFRNWEGVQRLEKAIQFADQLHAVNTEGVEPMDSVLEDRCLYLREDNITEGNCTEELLQNARETVEEYFIAPPGNIPLPKLEERDTFLQVSE; from the exons atgtgGAGTCTGCGGTTCGGCCGCTCCATTAGGGGCGCTGCCTCGGGAGGAGCCTCGCACTGGGGCGGCCTTTCCCCGGGAAGCCGCTTCACGCAGGctggtgcgggagggagtgacgGCCGGCAGGAAGCGGCGGGGGACCCACGGCGGAGGGGCTGG GTCTACCAGAATCCAACATGGCAGCATGCAGAACAGAGACCACTCCCTGAG aaaaaagTAACTGTAGAGGTGCTTGATCACCTGGAACGTCTGGCACTAGTTGACTTCCGCAACTGGGAGGGTGTACAACGGCTGGAGAAAGCAATCCAATTTGCTGATCAACTTCATGCTGTTAACACAGAAGGGGTAGAACCAATGGATTCAGTACTAGAGGACAG ATGTCTGTATCTCAGAGAAGATAACATCACAGAAGGCAACTGCACTGAGGAGCTGCTGCAAAATGCCAGAGAAACAGTTGAGGAATATTTCATAGCCCCACCAG GTAACATCCCTTTACCAAAGCTAGAGGAGCGAGATACTTTTCTGCAAGTATCCGAGTGA
- the GATC gene encoding glutamyl-tRNA(Gln) amidotransferase subunit C, mitochondrial isoform X2 — protein sequence MWSLRFGRSIRGAASGGASHWGGLSPGSRFTQVYQNPTWQHAEQRPLPEKKVTVEVLDHLERLALVDFRNWEGVQRLEKAIQFADQLHAVNTEGVEPMDSVLEDRCLYLREDNITEGNCTEELLQNARETVEEYFIAPPGNIPLPKLEERDTFLQVSE from the exons atgtgGAGTCTGCGGTTCGGCCGCTCCATTAGGGGCGCTGCCTCGGGAGGAGCCTCGCACTGGGGCGGCCTTTCCCCGGGAAGCCGCTTCACGCAG GTCTACCAGAATCCAACATGGCAGCATGCAGAACAGAGACCACTCCCTGAG aaaaaagTAACTGTAGAGGTGCTTGATCACCTGGAACGTCTGGCACTAGTTGACTTCCGCAACTGGGAGGGTGTACAACGGCTGGAGAAAGCAATCCAATTTGCTGATCAACTTCATGCTGTTAACACAGAAGGGGTAGAACCAATGGATTCAGTACTAGAGGACAG ATGTCTGTATCTCAGAGAAGATAACATCACAGAAGGCAACTGCACTGAGGAGCTGCTGCAAAATGCCAGAGAAACAGTTGAGGAATATTTCATAGCCCCACCAG GTAACATCCCTTTACCAAAGCTAGAGGAGCGAGATACTTTTCTGCAAGTATCCGAGTGA
- the TRIAP1 gene encoding TP53-regulated inhibitor of apoptosis 1 produces the protein MNSVGEACTELKREYDQCFNRWFAEKFLKGDNAGDPCVQLFKRYQLCVQKAIKEKDIPIEGLEFMGPSKGKAENSS, from the exons ATGAACAGCGTGGGGGAGGCCTGCACGGAGCTGAAGCGCGAGTATGACCAGTGCTTCAACCGCTGGTTCGCCGAGAAGTTCCTGAAGGGGGACAACGCGGGGGACCCCTGCGTGCAGCTCTTCAAGCGCTACCAGCTCTGCGTGCAG aAAGCTATTAAGGAGAAAGACATACCCATTGAAGGACTGGAATTCATGGGTCCCAGTAAAGGAAAAGCTGAAAACTCCTCCTGA